The Streptomyces sp. NBC_00569 genomic sequence CTCGCCCCTGCCCCGCTCCGCCCGGCCTGGCTGAGGAGCCCCGCATGCCCTCCGAGACCGACCTCCCGTCGACCGACCTCTCCCATCCGCTGCCCGGAGCCGTCGGCCTCTCCCACCTGAACGCCTACGAGTGGGAGGCCGCCGACGGAGTGTGCGGCGGCACCCCGCATCTGCACCTGGTGTGCACGGAGGCCTACGTCGTCACCGGCGGACGCGGCGCCGTGCAGACACTCAGCCCCGGCGGCTACCGCGAAGTCTCCCTGGAAGCGGGCTCGGTGGCGTGGTTCACGCCGGGCACCGTGCACCGCATGGTGCAGCGAGGCGACCTGCGCATCACCGTCCTCATGCAGAACAGCGGTCTGCCCGAGGCCGGTGACGCCGTCTTCACCTTCCCGCCCGACGTGCTCGCCGATCCCGAGCGCTACGCCGCCGCCGCGACACTCCCGGCCCGGACGGGACCCCTGGCGGAGGCGGCCGCACGGCAGCGGCGCGACCTCGCCGTCGAGGGCTATCTGCCGCTGCGCGAGGCGCTGTCGGCCGGGGACGACGCGCCGTACCTGGAATTCCAGCGGGCCGCGGCGCGCCTCGTCCGGGACAAGGTGCCCGTCTGGCGCGAGCTGTGGCGGGCCGGGGCGCTGGCCGCCGCCGAGCGCACCGGCGCCCAGCTCGCGGCCCTCGCATCCGGCGACCCCTCCTACCTCACAGGATCGGCCTCGTACGACACGGGTCCCACCCGGCGCGGCGGGTACGGCATGTGCGGCCGCCGTGACGAGTACGAGCTGCCCGGGTCGACGCTGCCGCAGCGGGACGGGTAACTGCCGCCTCGTGTAAGGGAGTCACCGGGACGGGGCGACTCAGCCCAGGCGGGGGATCTCGATCGCCGGGCACTTGTCCATGACCATCGCAAGCCCCGCGTCGCGCGTGCGCCCGTACGCCGCCTCGTCGATCACGCCGAGCTGGAACCAGACCGCGTCCGCGCCGATCGACCGGGCCTCGTCGGCGACCTGGCCCGCGAGGTGGGAGTTGACGAAGACGTCGACCACGTCGACCTTGAACGGGATCTCTTCGAGGGACGCGTAGCCCTGCTCGCCGTGGACCGACTCGGCCTTCGGGTGGACCGGGACGATGCGCTTGCCGAAGCGCTGGAG encodes the following:
- a CDS encoding cupin, producing MPSETDLPSTDLSHPLPGAVGLSHLNAYEWEAADGVCGGTPHLHLVCTEAYVVTGGRGAVQTLSPGGYREVSLEAGSVAWFTPGTVHRMVQRGDLRITVLMQNSGLPEAGDAVFTFPPDVLADPERYAAAATLPARTGPLAEAAARQRRDLAVEGYLPLREALSAGDDAPYLEFQRAAARLVRDKVPVWRELWRAGALAAAERTGAQLAALASGDPSYLTGSASYDTGPTRRGGYGMCGRRDEYELPGSTLPQRDG
- a CDS encoding CoA-binding protein codes for the protein MYGDQETVRRILTELGDTWAVVGLSSNRARAAYGVAEVLQRFGKRIVPVHPKAESVHGEQGYASLEEIPFKVDVVDVFVNSHLAGQVADEARSIGADAVWFQLGVIDEAAYGRTRDAGLAMVMDKCPAIEIPRLG